The following are encoded together in the Zingiber officinale cultivar Zhangliang chromosome 8A, Zo_v1.1, whole genome shotgun sequence genome:
- the LOC122011158 gene encoding serine carboxypeptidase II-3-like has product METNPSSLIDQVQSGTSTQVHQFEEENSTLKGQIKELKESLERQVSFLLLLLCFLHCVASGAVRQRDALNKFYFNNGAGRSSSSSSSSSSSWASSLLSVSGLKSKVYDNSRLKEGDKVVRLPGQSEGVNFDQYAGYVTVDRANGRALFYYFVEAAENSGSKPIVLWLNGGPGCSSLGYGAMEELGPFRVMSDGNTLYRNPNAWNEVVNVLFLESPAGVGFSYSNATSDYARSGDRRTATDVLVFLVNWFERFPEYKGRDFFITGESYAGHYIPQLAHAILDHKDRLINLKGIAVSNESRNQSMDSKGTFDYFWTHALIADETIRVIHKFCNFSSDAPWMAPECNRAIDEGNLAVEELDVYNIYAPLCFSSGVTSTPKSPSIFDPCTSNYVEAYLNNLEVQKALHANITKLNYTWSGCSGDFDGVVPVTSTRYSLKKLKLKVKAPWRAWMLNSEVGGYTVVYDHNLTFTTVRGAVHEVPSYQSARALEMIKSFLQGLHLPAI; this is encoded by the exons ATGGAGACTAACCCAAGTTCTTTGATTGACCAAGTTCAaagtggaacttcaactcaagtccatcaatttgaggaagaaaattccactcTGAAAGGTCAAATCAAAGAACTTAAAGAATCATTAGAACG CCAAgtttccttcctcctcctcctcctctgtttCTTACACTGCGTGGCTTCCGGCGCAGTGAGGCAGAGAGATGCGCTGAACAAGTTTTACTTTAACAACGGAGCAGGGaggtcttcttcttcatcttcttcttcttcttcttcatgggcGAGCAGTCTTCTTTCGGTATCCGGCCTGAAGTCGAAGGTCTACGATAATAGTAGGCTGAAGGAGGGGGACAAGGTTGTTCGGTTGCCTGGCCAGTCGGAAGGGGTGAATTTCGATCAATACGCTGGGTATGTCACAGTCGATAGAGCCAACGGACGGGCTCTGTTTTACTACTTTGTCGAGGCTGCCGAGAACAGCGGGTCGAAGCCTATTGTGCTCTGGCTTAATGGAG GGCCAGGGTGTTCGTCATTGGGGTACGGCGCCATGGAGGAGCTCGGGCCGTTTCGGGTCATGAGCGACGGCAATACTCTGTACAGGAATCCCAATGCTTGGAATGAAG TGGTGAATGTCTTGTTCCTAGAGAGCCCCGCCGGCGTCGGCTTCTCCTACTCCAACGCCACGTCGGACTACGCTAGGAGTGGAGACCGTAGGACGGCAACCGACGTGCTGGTTTTCCTGGTCAATTGGTTCGAGCGGTTCCCAGAGTATAAGGGGAGGGACTTCTTCATCACCGGCGAGAGCTACGCCGGCCACTACATCCCCCAGCTCGCCCACGCCATACTCGACCACAAAGATCGCCTCATCAACCTCAAAGGCATCGCGGTAAGCAATGAATCCCGAAATCAATCA ATGGATAGCAAGGGGACGTTTGACTACTTCTGGACGCACGCGTTGATCGCCGATGAGACCATCCGCGTGATCCATAAGTTCTGCAATTTCTCATCGGACGCCCCGTGGATGGCTCCAGAGTGCAACAGGGCAATCGACGAGGGCAACCTTGCCGTGGAGGAGTTGGACGTCTACAACATATACGCGCCGCTGTGCTTCTCATCGGGCGTGACGTCGACTCCAAAATCGCCCTCG ATTTTTGATCCTTGTACTTCTAATTACGTGGAGGCATACCTTAACAATCTTGAGGTACAGAAAGCTCTACATGCCAATATCACAAAGCTCAATTACACATGGTCTGGTTGTAG TGGTGACTTTGATGGAGTAGTTCCTGTTACTTCCACAAGATACTCTCTCAAGAAGCTAAAGCTTAAAGTGAAGGCTCCATGGAGAGCTTGGATGCTTAATAGTGAG GTTGGGGGATATACTGTGGTGTATGATCACAATTTGACATTTACCACTGTTCGAGGAGCCGTACATGAAGTTCCAAGTTATCAGTCAGCTCGAGCTCTGGAGATGATCAAGAGTTTTCTTCAAGGGCTGCATCTACCTGCTATTTAA